From the genome of Pseudomonas mohnii:
CAATGGAGCGTGCGATTACAGGCGTTGATGTCATTGTTCTTCCAGGCCAGTAACGAGCATGACGACTATTTGCTGACCCAACTGGAAGCGTTGCGCGAAACCTGGCTCGAGAATTGTGAATCGGTAGGCTTGCAGGATGAACTGCCCCTGACCGTCGTCCGTGAGGCCTGGCTGGCCGGTCTCGATCAGGGACGCTTGTCTCAGCGTTTTCTGGCCGGAGCCGTTAACTTCTGCACCTTGATGCCCATGCGAGCCATTCCCTTCAAACTGGTCTGTCTGCTGGGGATGAATGACGGTGACTACCCGCGTGCACAGCCTCCATTGGATTTCGACCTCATGGGCAGTGACTACCGCCCCGGTGATCGATCACGACGCGAAGATGACCGTTACTTGCTGCTGGAAGCGCTGTTGTCGGCCCGTGACCAGCTCTACATCAGTTGGGTCGGCCGTAGTATCCGCGATAACAGCGAACGCCCGGCGTCGGTGCTGATCGGCCAGCTCCGCGACCACCTGGCCAGCGGCTGGCGATTGACCGACGCCAACGAGGCGCTGCTCGAGGCCCTCACCCAGGAACACCCTTTGCAGCCTTTCAGCGCGCGTTACTTCCATGAAGGCGATGCACTGTTTAGCTACGCCAATGAATGGCAGGTGCTTCATCACGCAGCCGAATACGCGGTTGAGATCGAAATACTGGAAGCCCACGTTCCGGAAGAGCCGCTGGGTCTGGGTCAACTGCAGGATTTCCTGCGTCACCCTGTGCGGCATTTCTTCAGCCAGCGCTTGAAGGTGTTTTTCGAAGCTGCCGAAGTGCCTTTGGCGGATGAAGAGCCCTTTGTGCTCGATGCACTGCAACGCTATAGCCTCAGCGACAGTTTGCTCGACGCCGCACTGACGCAACCGGGCGAAGTCGATCAGGCATTGGAGGCGCAGGCCCGGCGCCTGCAAAACAGTGGGCTGCTGCCGATGGCAGGATTTGGCGAATGCCTTCAGCGAGAGTTGATAGAGCCGTTACCCGATCTGCTGCAACGCTACCATCAGCTCCTGGCCTTATGGCCGACGCCGCTGACCAGTGCCCTGCCGGTCAATCTGGAGTTGCATGGTCTGTCTGTCGAGGGTTGGCTCAGCGGTCTGCACCAACGAGCGGACGGTGGTTTGCTCTCGGTCACAACCATCCCCAACAGCATCGGTTCGATCAAGTCGCGCAAATGGCATCGCCTGACGCGACCCTGGGTCAATCATCTGGTCGCTTGCGCCAGCGGCATGGCGATGACGACTGCATTGGTGGCCAGTGACGACAGCCTGGTGCTTGATCCGATGGAGCAGGCGTCTGCATCACGAATTCTGGGGGACCTGTTGCTGGCCTGGCAATCGGGCATGCGCCAGCCGCTGCCGATTGCCGTCAAGACTGCGTTCGCCTGGTTGGGTCAAACCGAGCCGGTCAAAGCCGAAGCGGCCGCTCGCAAAGCGTATGAAGGTGATGGCGTGAACACTGACGGGGAGCGAAGGGAAAGCGTGGCACTGGCCCGTCAATTCGCTGATTACGATGCACTGACCGCCGATGAGACGTTCGTCGATTGGTGCAGCGCGTTGTATCGGCCACTACTCGAGGCGCCTTGGCGCTCGCTGTCCAGCGAGGAGGCGCGCCCATGACCAGCAAGACGCCTCTTGCCCTGGCATTCCCGCTGCGCGGCAGTCAACTGATCGAAGCCAGTGCCGGGACCGGCAAGACCTTCACTATTTCCGCATTGTATTTGCGCCTGGTCCTTGGCCATGGCGGTGAACCGAGTGGTTTCGGGCGCGAGCTGTTGCCTCCGCAAATCCTTGTCGTAACCTTCACCGATGCTGCCACCAAAGAACTGCGCGAACGTATTCGCACACGGCTGGCAGAAGCCGCCCGGTATTTCCGTGATGAAACATCGGCACCCGATGGGCTGATTGCAGACCTGCGTAACGAGTACCCGCCCGAACAGTGGCCCGGTTGCGCGAACCGCCTGGACATCGCCGCCCAGTGGATGGACGAAGCCGCCGTTTCGACTATCCACAGCTGGTGCCAGCGGATGTTGCGTGAACACGCGTTTGACAGTGGCAGCCTGTTTACCCAGACCCTGGAAACCGATCACAGCGATTTGCTCGGCGAGGTCTTGCGCGATTACTGGCGACTGTTCTGCTACCCGATGCAAGGCGATACCCTGAACTGGGTGCGTAACAATTGGGGCGGTCCGGCCGCACTGTTACCGCGCGTTCGCGGACTGTTCGCCAGTGAGCGAGACAGTGTTGAAGGTAAGGAACCTGTCGAGCTGATCAGCGAGTGTCTGCAGGAACGACGGGCGGCCTTGCTCGAACTCAAGAGGCCCTGGCGTCAGTGGGCGGACGAGTTGCTCGCCATCTGCCACGAGGGTGTCGCCAGCAAAAATGTCGACGGTCGCAAGATGCAGGCGCGTTACTTCGAGCCCTGGTTCGAGAAACTCAAAGCCTGGGCCGAGGATGAATCCCTTGAGCAACTGGACATCGGCACCGGTTTCACGCGCCTGACGCCCGAGGGTATGGCCGAGGCCTGGAAGAAGGGCGACGTGCCCAGTCATCCTGGCCTGGACGCAATGCCCGGCCTGAAAACCGCGCTTGATCAATTGCCGACGCCCGATGCCGCCGTGCTGCAACACGCCGCCCATTGGGTCGGTGCACGCTTCGAAGAAGAGAAGCGTCGCCGTGCGGAAATGGGCTTTGACGACATGTTGCTGCGTCTTGATGCGGCGTTGCAATCCGATGGCGGCGAGCGCTTGGCCGCCTTGATCCGCGAGCAGTTTCCGGTAGCGCTGATCGATGAGTTCCAGGACACCGACCCGGTGCAGTACCGGATCTTCGAGAGCATCTACCGCATCGAAGACAACAACCCCGAAAACGGCCTGTTTCTGATCGGCGACCCGAAACAGGCGATTTACGCCTTCCGCGGTGCCGACATCTATACCTACCTTCGAGCGCGTCAGGCCACCGCTGGCCGACTGCACACCCTGGGCACCAATTTCCGTTCCAGTCATGGCATGGTCGGTGCCGTGAACCATGTCTTCGAGCGTGCGGAATCCCGTGAGTCCGGGCGTGGTGCGTTCCTGTTCCGCGAAACGAACGGCGACAACCCGGTGCCGTTCCTGCCGGTTGACTCCCAGGGCCGCAAAGAAGTCCTGTGCGTCGATGGTCAGGTCGTACCGGCCCTGAACATCTGGCACTTGTCCGCCGAGCAACCGTTGTCCGGTGCGATTTACCGGCAACAACTGGCGGCCGCCTGCGCCAGCGAGATCACCGGGCTGCTCAATGGCGGGCAACAGGGGCGTGCGGGTTTCACTCAGGATGGCAAGGACTTCAGAGGGCTGTTACCCGCGGACATTGCGATCCTGGTCCGTGATGGCAAGGAAGCGCAGGCTGTGCGTGCAGAACTCTCGGCCCGTGGCGTACGCAGCGTTTATTTGTCGGACAAGGACTCGGTGTTCGCCGCTCAAGAAGCTCACGATGTGCTGGCCTGGCTCAAGGCCTGTGCCGAGCCGGATGTCGAACGCCCTCTGCGGGCTGCATTGGCTTGTATCACGCTGAATCTGTCGCTGGCGGAACTGGAGCGGCTGAATCAGGACGAACTGGCCTGGGAATCGCGGGTCATGCAATTCCGCAATTATCGCGAGGTCTGGCGCAAGCAGGGCGTGTTGCCCATGTTGCGACGCTTGCTGCATGACTTCCAGCTGCCCCAGGCGTTGATGGCACGCAGCGATGGCGAGCGAGTGCTGACCAACCTGTTGCACCTCTGCGAGTTGTTGCAGCAGGCGGCGGCCGAACTGGATGGCGAGCAGGCCCTGATCCGACATCTGTCCGAGCATCTGGCATTGTCCGGCCAGGCCGGCGAAGAGCAGATCCTGCGTCTGGAAAGCGATGAGCAACTGGTCAAGGTCGTGACCATCCACAAATCCAAGGGGCTGGAATATCCCTTGGTGTTCCTGCCGTTCATTTGTTCGGCGAAACCGGTGGATGGCAGCCGACTGCCGTTGCATTACCACGACGCCACGGGCAAGGCCCAGGTGACCTTGAGTCCGACCGCCGAGTTGATTGCCCTGGCCGATGATGAACGTCTGGCCGAAGATTTGCGCTTGCTCTATGTCGCCCTGACCCGGGCGCAGCATGCCTGCTGGCTGGGCGTGACAGACCTCAAGCGCGGCAATAACAACAGCTCGGTGCTGCACCTTTCGGCGCTGGGTTATCTGTTGGGCGGCGGCGCTGCATTGGCTGAGTCGGCGGGGCTGAAGCGTTGGCTGGAAGACCTGCAACAGGACTGTGCCGCGCTGGCTTACGGCGAAATGCCCGAAGCCAGCGCCGAGCATTACCACCCACCGCAGAACGAAGCAGCGTTGCTGGCCCCGTTGATGCCGAAGCGCAAGGCCAGCGAAAACTGGTGGATCGCTTCCTACAGCGCGTTGCGAATCAGCGACATCCTGAGTGTCGGCAGCGTTGAAGCGCCGGAGAGTCCGCAGGCGCAGAAACTCTTTGACGACGAACGACTCGATCCACAAGCGCCCCATGAAATGGTCGCCGGGGGCGCCGATATCCATCGATTCCCTCGCGGTCCGAATCCGGGCACCTTTCTTCATGGATTGCTCGAATGGGCGGGCGGCGAAGGTTTTTCCGCCAGCCCTCAGGCCGTGGAAGATGCGATCGCCCGTCGCTGCAATCGCCGTGGCTGGGAAGGCTGGATCACCACGTTGAGCGATTGGCTGCAGCACTTGCTCAAATCGCCGTTGCCGGTCGGTACAGGGCACCCGCCGGTGGTTTTCGAGCAACTGACCCAGTACCAGGTCGAAATGGAATTCTGGTTCGCCAGTCACAAAGTCGACGTGCTCAAGCTCGACGCGCTGGTGTGCCAATACACGCACAACGGCGTGGCGCGGGTAGCCGCCGAACCCGTGTTGCTCAATGGCATGTTCAAGGGCTTTATCGACCTGACCTTCGAGCACGACGGCCGTTACTACGTCGCTGACTACAAATCCAACTGGCTTGGCGTCGACGACGCGGCGTACACCGGGCAGGCCATGGAGCAGTCGATCCTCGACAACCGCTATGACCTGCAATACGTGCTGTACCTCCTGGCGCTGCATCGGCAACTCAAGGCCCGACTGGCCGATTACGACTACGACCGGCATGTCGGTGGCGCGTTGTACCTGTTCTTGCGCGGCACGCGTGCCTCCAGCCAGGGCGTGTACTTCGCCCGCCCTCCAAAAGAGCTGATCGAACGAATGGACCGGCTGTTTCAAGGTAAGCCAGAACCCAAGGCCGAACCCGCCTGGGAACAGGGAGTATTGCTATGAGCCGCACCTTCGCTGACCTGTTGCCCACTTCATTGGCCGCCGAGAGCCTCGCCGAGCTTGCCCCCCTGAGCCGTGCTGACGACTTGCTGTTGCTGCTCACCCGCTGGGTCGAACGTGGCTGGTTGCGTGCACTGGACAAAGCCTTCGTGGCCTTTCTTCATGAACTGGCGCCGGACGATGATCCATTGGTGCTGCTGGCCGCGGCATTGACCAGTCACCAGTTGGGCCACGGCCATGTTTGCCTCGACTTGTTCGAGACATTGAAGGAGCCGGACTTCGCCCTGTCGCTGCCACCGGAGGGTGATCTGCACAGTGGCGCGATGGTGTTGCCATCGCAGTTGCTGGTCGCGCTGGACGGCGCCCATTGGTGCAAGGTGCTGGCCTCCAGCAGTCTGGTCGCGTTGGCGGCCGACGGGTGTGAGGCGGTGCATAGCCGTCCACTGGTGTTGTCCGGCAAGCGTCTGTACCTGCGCCGTTACTGGGCTTACGAGCGCCGTATCGACAACGCGCTGCGTCAACGCCTGGCCGAACACGAAGCAACCCCCGGCGACTTGTCCGAGCGCCTCAGCGGACTGTTCGGTGTGGCCAAACCGGGGGACGTGATCGACTGGCAGAAACTGGCCTGCGCCCTCGCTACCCGAGGCGCCTTCAGTATCGTCACCGGCGGACCGGGAACCGGCAAGACGACCACTGTCGTGCGCTTGCTGGCGTTGCTTCAGGCGCCAGCGGTAGAGGCGGGCAAACCGCTGCGCATTCGTCTCGCGGCGCCGACCGGCAAAGCGGCGGCGCGCCTGACCGAATCCATCAGTCAGCAAGTCAGAACGCTGAAAGTCACCGACGCCATACGCCAGAAAATCCCTTCGGATGTCACCACCGTTCACCGTCTGCTCGGCAGCCGTCCCGGTACGCGACATTTTCGCCACCACGCGGGCAATCGCTTGCCATTGGACGTGTTGGTGGTGGACGAAGCCTCGATGATCGACCTGGAAATGATGGCCAGCCTGCTCGACGCGCTGCCAGCCCATGCTCGCCTGGTGTTGCTGGGCGACAAGGATCAGCTGGCCTCGGTCGAGGCCGGTGCCGTGCTGGGCGATTTGTGCCGCGATGCCGAGGCGGGTTGGTACAGCCCGCAAACACGTCAGTGGCTGGAAGCGGTCAGTGGCGAAAGCCTGGCGGCCAGTGGCTTGCAGGAAGACACTCAAGGCACGCATCCACTGGCCCAGCAAGTGGTGATGCTGCGTCACTCGCGGCGGTTTGGCGAAGGCAGTGGAATCGGTCAACTCGCCCGTTGGGTCAATCAACAGCAACCGGATGAAGCCCGTAGATTGCTGGCGGCACGAAGCCATGACGATGTGTTTTCCCTGTCCCTCAAGAATGAACAGGACCGGGCGCTGGAGCGCCTGTTGCTCGAAGGTCATGGCGAAGGACCACAAGGTTACCGGCATTACCTGAGCCTGCTGCGCAACCAACGGCCAGCCCTCGACAATCCGCTCGATGATGCGTGCTGGATGGAGTGGGCGCGGGAAGTGCTGAAAGCCTTCGACGCTTTTCAGTTGTTGTGCGCGGTGCGCAAGGGGCCATGGGGCGTCGAGGGCTTGAACCGGCGAGTGACCGACGCGTTACTCAAGGCCCGTCTGATCGACAGCGACCAGCAGTGGTACGAGGGGCGCCCGGTGCTGATGACCCGCAACGACTACGGCCTGGGCCTGATGAACGGCGACATCGGTATTGCGCTGAAACTTCCCGAGCGTGACGGGCCTGACGCTGGCAAGCAGGTGCTTCGCGTGGCATTCCCGCGCAACGACGGGCAGGGCGGCGTGCGTTTTGTCCTGCCCAGTCGACTCAACGACGTTGAAACCGTGTACGCCATGACCGTGCATAAATCCCAGGGCTCGGAATTTTCCCACACCGCGTTGATTCTGCCCGATGCCCTGAACCCGGTGTTGACCAAAGAGTTGATCTACACCGGGATTACCCGGGCCAAGGACTGGTTCACACTGATCGAGCCGCGTGCAGGGGTGTTTGAGGAGGCCGTGAGGCGCAAGGTCAAACGCTTGAGCGGGTTGATGCTGGCGCTCAAGGAAGAAGTCGAAACGATAGGCTGAGCGAGGCGTCGCGAGGCTGCGCAAACGGCTCGAAGTACGATCGTGCACAGTCTCGCTGGTGTCTAAACGCTGTGCTATCGTTGCGGCATCAATTTGTTACGTTCGAAGAGAATCCCTGCATGAAGGTGGCTGTCAGGACGACGGGGCGTGTGGTTGGCTGCAAACAAGCGCTGCTTGCCGGTCTTCTCTTTGTGTTGTCTGGCGTGGTTTTCGCTCAGTCTCAAGCACCGGCGGGCATGGCCGACCAGCGTGCCAAATCGGTCACGCAAGTGGTGCTCGGGATTCTTAGCTATGCCCGTTGGCCGATTGAGCCTGCGCAACTTCGTCTGTGCATTGTCGGCCCCACCGAATACACCGACGATCTGGTCAAAGGCACGACCCTGGCGACCGGCAGGCCCGTGACGGTGCAGCGGCTGCTGGCTGACAATCCGTCGATTGCCAGTGAATGCGATGCGGTCTACATCGGCAAATTGACCCAGGAAGAGCGCGGACGGCTGTTCGCCTCGCTGACCGGCCGCCCCGTGCTGAGCATCAGCGAAAGCGACGATCAATGCACCGTGGGCAGTCTGTTTTGCCTGCGGGTCAGCGACGATCAGGTGTCGTTTGAAGTCAACCTCGATTCCGTTGCCCGTAGCGGCGTACGCATTCACCCAAGCGTGCTGCAACTGTCCCGCCGCAAACCGGCGGCGCCATGAGTCTATTCAAACCGGGCAGTCGCCCGGCGTTGCGTTCCGTCCTCGGCCGCGGTCATTTGATTGTCGCGCTGGTGGGTGTGGCGATGGCCAGTGTTTCGTTGACCCTGCTTGGCGTACTGGCCTTGCGCGTCTACGCCGACCACAACCTGCACCTGATCGCACGTTCGATCAATTACACCGTGGAAGCCGCCGTCGTGTTCAACGACAAAGCTGCCGCCACCGAGGCGCTGGCGCTGATTGCATCCACCGAAGAAGTGGCCGACGCCCAGGTGCTGGACGCACGTGGTCAATTGCTGGCGCGCTGGCAGCGGCCGGAAACCGGGTTGTTTTCCAGACTCGAAATGCAGATGGCCAAGGTCTTTCTGGAAGAACCCATCAACTTGCCGATCATCCATCAAGATCGGGAGATCGGGCGCATTTTGCTGACCGGCCATGGCGGCAACCTGATGCGCTTTTTGCTCAGCGGCCTGATGGGTATTGTGTTGTGTTCGGCGATCAGCACCTGGGTCGCGCTCTCTCTGGCACGCCGACAGCTTCGCGGGATCATTGGCCCACTTCGCAATCTGGCCTCGGTGGCTCATGCCGTGCGCAGCGAGCGTGCTTTCGACCAACGTGTCCCCGCCGCTTCCATTGCCGAACTCGACAACCTGGGCAACGACTTCAATGCCTTGCTCGATGAGCTGGAATCCTGGCAAACCCACCTGCAAAGCGAAAACGAAACCCTGGCCCACCAGGCCAGTCACGACAGCCTCACGGGGTTGCCGAACCGGGCGTTTTTTGAGGGGCGGTTGATACGGGCATTGCGCAACGCCAACAAACTCAACGAGCGGGCGGCGGTGTTGTTTCTCGACAGCGACCGGTTCAAGGAAATCAACGACAACTTCGGTCATGCCGCAGGGGACGCCGTATTGGTCGCCGTGGCCAATCGGGTGCGGATGCAACTGCGGGAAGAGGATCTGGTGGCACGCTTGGGCGGTGATGAGTTTGCCGTGCTGCTGACACCGCTGCACAAGATCGAAGACGCCGAGCGCATTGCCGACAAAATCCTGGCCAGCATGGAAGTCCCCATCCCGTTGCCGGGCGATCATCAAGTGCTGACCTCACTCAGCATCGGCATTGCCGTTTACCCCGATCATGGCGCTACACCGGTCGCGTTACTCAACGCGGCCGACACGGCGATGTATCAAGCCAAGCGCCTTGCCCGTGGCGCTCAACACACGGCAGGGGCGGAGCACCCTGTCGCCGATGTTCAAATCAGGAGCTAATTTCCCGTGTTCTCACTCATTCAGCGTTCCCGGCGACTGTTCACGATCACCCTGGTAATGGCGATCCTGACCCTGACGGGTTGCCAGTCGGTACCGCAAAAAGGTCTGACTCCGGCGCAGATTGCCGTGCTCAAGCAGGAAGGTTTCAAACTGACCGATGAAGGCTGGGCGTTCGGCCTGTCCGGCAAAGTGCTGTTTGGCAGTGATATCGACAGCCTCAACCCGCAGAGCACCACGATCGTCGAGCGCATTGGCAAATCGTTACTGGGTGTCGGGATCGAGCGCG
Proteins encoded in this window:
- the recB gene encoding exodeoxyribonuclease V subunit beta; translation: MTSKTPLALAFPLRGSQLIEASAGTGKTFTISALYLRLVLGHGGEPSGFGRELLPPQILVVTFTDAATKELRERIRTRLAEAARYFRDETSAPDGLIADLRNEYPPEQWPGCANRLDIAAQWMDEAAVSTIHSWCQRMLREHAFDSGSLFTQTLETDHSDLLGEVLRDYWRLFCYPMQGDTLNWVRNNWGGPAALLPRVRGLFASERDSVEGKEPVELISECLQERRAALLELKRPWRQWADELLAICHEGVASKNVDGRKMQARYFEPWFEKLKAWAEDESLEQLDIGTGFTRLTPEGMAEAWKKGDVPSHPGLDAMPGLKTALDQLPTPDAAVLQHAAHWVGARFEEEKRRRAEMGFDDMLLRLDAALQSDGGERLAALIREQFPVALIDEFQDTDPVQYRIFESIYRIEDNNPENGLFLIGDPKQAIYAFRGADIYTYLRARQATAGRLHTLGTNFRSSHGMVGAVNHVFERAESRESGRGAFLFRETNGDNPVPFLPVDSQGRKEVLCVDGQVVPALNIWHLSAEQPLSGAIYRQQLAAACASEITGLLNGGQQGRAGFTQDGKDFRGLLPADIAILVRDGKEAQAVRAELSARGVRSVYLSDKDSVFAAQEAHDVLAWLKACAEPDVERPLRAALACITLNLSLAELERLNQDELAWESRVMQFRNYREVWRKQGVLPMLRRLLHDFQLPQALMARSDGERVLTNLLHLCELLQQAAAELDGEQALIRHLSEHLALSGQAGEEQILRLESDEQLVKVVTIHKSKGLEYPLVFLPFICSAKPVDGSRLPLHYHDATGKAQVTLSPTAELIALADDERLAEDLRLLYVALTRAQHACWLGVTDLKRGNNNSSVLHLSALGYLLGGGAALAESAGLKRWLEDLQQDCAALAYGEMPEASAEHYHPPQNEAALLAPLMPKRKASENWWIASYSALRISDILSVGSVEAPESPQAQKLFDDERLDPQAPHEMVAGGADIHRFPRGPNPGTFLHGLLEWAGGEGFSASPQAVEDAIARRCNRRGWEGWITTLSDWLQHLLKSPLPVGTGHPPVVFEQLTQYQVEMEFWFASHKVDVLKLDALVCQYTHNGVARVAAEPVLLNGMFKGFIDLTFEHDGRYYVADYKSNWLGVDDAAYTGQAMEQSILDNRYDLQYVLYLLALHRQLKARLADYDYDRHVGGALYLFLRGTRASSQGVYFARPPKELIERMDRLFQGKPEPKAEPAWEQGVLL
- the recD gene encoding exodeoxyribonuclease V subunit alpha, encoding MSRTFADLLPTSLAAESLAELAPLSRADDLLLLLTRWVERGWLRALDKAFVAFLHELAPDDDPLVLLAAALTSHQLGHGHVCLDLFETLKEPDFALSLPPEGDLHSGAMVLPSQLLVALDGAHWCKVLASSSLVALAADGCEAVHSRPLVLSGKRLYLRRYWAYERRIDNALRQRLAEHEATPGDLSERLSGLFGVAKPGDVIDWQKLACALATRGAFSIVTGGPGTGKTTTVVRLLALLQAPAVEAGKPLRIRLAAPTGKAAARLTESISQQVRTLKVTDAIRQKIPSDVTTVHRLLGSRPGTRHFRHHAGNRLPLDVLVVDEASMIDLEMMASLLDALPAHARLVLLGDKDQLASVEAGAVLGDLCRDAEAGWYSPQTRQWLEAVSGESLAASGLQEDTQGTHPLAQQVVMLRHSRRFGEGSGIGQLARWVNQQQPDEARRLLAARSHDDVFSLSLKNEQDRALERLLLEGHGEGPQGYRHYLSLLRNQRPALDNPLDDACWMEWAREVLKAFDAFQLLCAVRKGPWGVEGLNRRVTDALLKARLIDSDQQWYEGRPVLMTRNDYGLGLMNGDIGIALKLPERDGPDAGKQVLRVAFPRNDGQGGVRFVLPSRLNDVETVYAMTVHKSQGSEFSHTALILPDALNPVLTKELIYTGITRAKDWFTLIEPRAGVFEEAVRRKVKRLSGLMLALKEEVETIG
- a CDS encoding YfiR family protein, yielding MKVAVRTTGRVVGCKQALLAGLLFVLSGVVFAQSQAPAGMADQRAKSVTQVVLGILSYARWPIEPAQLRLCIVGPTEYTDDLVKGTTLATGRPVTVQRLLADNPSIASECDAVYIGKLTQEERGRLFASLTGRPVLSISESDDQCTVGSLFCLRVSDDQVSFEVNLDSVARSGVRIHPSVLQLSRRKPAAP
- a CDS encoding diguanylate cyclase domain-containing protein — protein: MSLFKPGSRPALRSVLGRGHLIVALVGVAMASVSLTLLGVLALRVYADHNLHLIARSINYTVEAAVVFNDKAAATEALALIASTEEVADAQVLDARGQLLARWQRPETGLFSRLEMQMAKVFLEEPINLPIIHQDREIGRILLTGHGGNLMRFLLSGLMGIVLCSAISTWVALSLARRQLRGIIGPLRNLASVAHAVRSERAFDQRVPAASIAELDNLGNDFNALLDELESWQTHLQSENETLAHQASHDSLTGLPNRAFFEGRLIRALRNANKLNERAAVLFLDSDRFKEINDNFGHAAGDAVLVAVANRVRMQLREEDLVARLGGDEFAVLLTPLHKIEDAERIADKILASMEVPIPLPGDHQVLTSLSIGIAVYPDHGATPVALLNAADTAMYQAKRLARGAQHTAGAEHPVADVQIRS
- a CDS encoding OmpA family protein, producing the protein MFSLIQRSRRLFTITLVMAILTLTGCQSVPQKGLTPAQIAVLKQEGFKLTDEGWAFGLSGKVLFGSDIDSLNPQSTTIVERIGKSLLGVGIERVRVDGHTDASGKEAYNEQLALRRAKSVATVLATTGMKQDNIQLRGLGSRQPVASNDTADGRAENRRVSIVVSAN